A single Sphingobacteriales bacterium DNA region contains:
- a CDS encoding DUF2442 domain-containing protein, which yields MHHPVEVKALENYKIWLKYPDNKEGVIDLSHLIGSGVFKAWEDELFFKKVYIDPETGAVAWNETIELCPETLYEKLIKLMDSSLNEPDSEYASN from the coding sequence ATACATCATCCTGTTGAGGTAAAAGCACTTGAAAATTATAAAATATGGCTAAAATATCCTGATAATAAAGAAGGAGTAATTGACCTTTCACATCTGATAGGTTCAGGAGTTTTTAAAGCCTGGGAAGATGAACTTTTCTTCAAAAAAGTATATATTGACCCTGAAACAGGGGCAGTTGCATGGAATGAAACAATTGAATTATGTCCGGAAACGCTTTATGAAAAGTTAATAAAACTTATGGATTCTTCTTTAAATGAACCAGATTCAGAGTATGCCTCAAATTAG